The following proteins are encoded in a genomic region of Pseudodesulfovibrio mercurii:
- the tmcD gene encoding electron transfer complex subunit TmcD, which translates to MGKISSWDWEPGQKTVVKSLSPLEGHEWQEEPYVSPDGETIAAIVKIGDGEFSVRTNDSVWEATFEKIWYPKFSPDGRLTAICQQDMEWVLVADGEAMGETTDYIWDTMFSEDGSSIATMYKSMERYGMCVNGEPWENLFENANMPAFSKNGEHTAAVVQAENLAAADLEGFKRGVYTVAVDGEAWAGRYVNIWNPVFNNEGDSLAATCRTTVYAHTIVVDDKPWDATYNQVWEPIFCPKDGSVVAPVRVAGKWGVAKDGNILWEPRYVQCFYLQYDASGEKLWSVVATSYGQFTACVNNASWDETWPTVSDLVVSPDGQRAAILASEYNKDFRIVVDGTAWAGTYDMVWPVVFSPDSSTVAAKVEKNGRFRILVNGKSFERDFDAVWPPIFSEDGTKVLIRAIENNSYVRIVAEVCNF; encoded by the coding sequence ATGGGAAAAATCTCCTCATGGGATTGGGAACCCGGCCAAAAAACGGTCGTTAAATCCCTCTCCCCTCTCGAAGGACACGAATGGCAGGAAGAGCCGTACGTCTCGCCTGACGGCGAGACCATCGCCGCCATCGTCAAGATCGGCGACGGCGAGTTCTCCGTTCGGACCAACGACTCGGTCTGGGAAGCCACGTTCGAAAAGATCTGGTATCCGAAATTCTCCCCGGACGGCCGCCTGACCGCCATCTGCCAGCAGGACATGGAATGGGTCCTGGTGGCCGACGGCGAAGCCATGGGCGAAACCACCGACTACATCTGGGACACCATGTTCAGCGAGGACGGCTCGTCCATCGCCACCATGTACAAGTCCATGGAGCGGTACGGCATGTGCGTGAACGGCGAGCCGTGGGAAAACCTGTTTGAAAACGCCAACATGCCCGCCTTCTCCAAGAACGGCGAGCACACCGCCGCCGTGGTCCAGGCCGAAAACCTGGCCGCCGCCGACCTCGAAGGGTTCAAGCGCGGCGTGTACACCGTTGCCGTCGACGGCGAGGCCTGGGCAGGCCGCTACGTGAACATCTGGAACCCGGTCTTCAACAACGAGGGCGACTCCCTGGCCGCCACCTGCCGGACCACTGTCTACGCCCACACCATCGTCGTGGACGACAAGCCCTGGGACGCGACCTACAACCAGGTCTGGGAGCCGATCTTCTGTCCCAAGGACGGCAGCGTCGTCGCTCCGGTCCGCGTGGCCGGCAAGTGGGGCGTGGCCAAGGACGGAAACATCCTCTGGGAACCCCGCTACGTCCAGTGCTTCTACCTCCAGTATGACGCCTCCGGCGAAAAACTGTGGTCCGTGGTGGCCACCAGCTACGGCCAGTTCACCGCCTGCGTGAACAACGCCTCCTGGGACGAAACCTGGCCCACCGTGTCCGACCTGGTGGTCAGCCCCGACGGCCAGCGCGCCGCCATCCTGGCCTCCGAGTACAACAAGGACTTCCGCATCGTAGTGGACGGCACCGCCTGGGCCGGCACCTACGACATGGTCTGGCCCGTGGTCTTCTCCCCGGACTCCTCGACCGTGGCCGCCAAGGTGGAAAAGAACGGCAGATTCCGGATCCTGGTCAACGGCAAGTCCTTTGAACGGGACTTCGACGCCGTGTGGCCCCCGATCTTCAGCGAGGACGGCACCAAGGTGCTCATCCGCGCCATCGAAAACAACAGCTA
- a CDS encoding Tad domain-containing protein produces MRTHFRRPDNESGFATVMVSLCMAALMGLTALAVDLGRAYLKRSALQTAADAGALAGANSLLAAGKDLDKLRLIVTNYTTRNLTDADGPAKALTDADIVFLRDGVPDEEQPNQVEVTVTLSGERENAFPLYFGKAVGKPAMDIVVTSRAGLAGMCSSKCSKPFVVPTKYEWDDDAAPGTKYYQNGTLDVDSPQEMATIVVLGYTQDDVGTQIVIKPGDPSLAIVPGQYNLVDLPPVNKGDPITGAAMVKENIEGCTGSNSYATVAPEDELLLEPGNSAGPVKAGANVLIGLDPYATWDTSTNSIEGSSFSDPMDSPRVVIISFYDPRYPPSGGRNTLMVYELGAFFIENVDSAGNVTARFINTVAVDPDSDGTDCLLRISRLMLDSSRS; encoded by the coding sequence ATGCGTACGCACTTCCGCAGACCGGACAACGAAAGCGGCTTCGCCACCGTGATGGTCAGCCTGTGCATGGCGGCCCTCATGGGGCTGACAGCCCTGGCCGTGGACCTGGGCCGGGCCTACCTCAAGCGCAGCGCCCTTCAGACCGCGGCGGACGCCGGGGCCCTGGCCGGAGCCAACTCCCTGCTGGCCGCGGGCAAGGACCTCGACAAGCTCCGCCTCATCGTGACCAACTACACCACCCGGAACCTGACCGACGCCGACGGGCCCGCCAAGGCCCTGACCGACGCGGACATCGTCTTCCTGCGCGACGGCGTGCCCGACGAGGAGCAGCCCAACCAGGTGGAGGTGACCGTCACCCTGTCCGGCGAACGCGAAAACGCCTTCCCCCTGTATTTCGGCAAGGCCGTGGGCAAGCCAGCCATGGACATCGTCGTGACCTCCAGGGCCGGACTGGCCGGCATGTGCTCGAGCAAGTGCTCCAAGCCCTTTGTGGTGCCCACCAAGTACGAGTGGGACGACGACGCCGCCCCCGGCACCAAGTACTACCAGAACGGCACCCTGGATGTGGACAGCCCGCAGGAGATGGCCACCATCGTGGTCCTCGGCTACACCCAGGACGACGTGGGCACGCAGATCGTCATCAAGCCCGGCGACCCGAGCCTGGCCATCGTCCCCGGCCAGTACAACCTGGTGGACCTGCCCCCGGTGAACAAGGGCGACCCCATCACCGGCGCGGCCATGGTCAAGGAGAACATCGAGGGCTGCACCGGGTCCAACAGCTACGCCACCGTGGCCCCCGAGGACGAACTGCTCCTCGAACCCGGAAACTCGGCCGGGCCGGTCAAGGCCGGAGCCAACGTCCTCATCGGCCTCGACCCCTACGCCACCTGGGACACCTCGACCAACTCCATTGAAGGCAGCTCCTTCAGCGATCCCATGGACAGCCCGCGCGTGGTCATCATCTCCTTCTACGACCCGCGCTACCCGCCCAGCGGCGGCCGCAACACCCTGATGGTCTACGAACTCGGCGCCTTCTTCATCGAGAACGTGGACAGCGCCGGAAACGTCACCGCCCGGTTCATCAACACCGTGGCCGTTGACCCGGACTCCGACGGCACGGACTGCCTGCTGCGCATCAGCCGCCTCATGCTCGATTCCAGCCGGTCCTAG